A single Corvus hawaiiensis isolate bCorHaw1 chromosome 24, bCorHaw1.pri.cur, whole genome shotgun sequence DNA region contains:
- the KCNA2 gene encoding potassium voltage-gated channel subfamily A member 2: MTVATGDPADEAAALPGHPQDTYNPETDHECCERVVINISGLRFETQLKTLAQFPETLLGDPKKRMRYFDPLRNEYFFDRNRPSFDAILYYYQSGGRLRRPVNVPLDIFSEEIRFYELGEEAMEMFREDEGYIKEEERPLPENEFQRQVWLLFEYPESSGPARIIAIVSVMVILISIVSFCLETLPIFRDENEDMHGSGLSHPPYSNSSMGYQQSTSFTDPFFIVETLCIIWFSFEFLVRFFACPSKAGFFTNIMNIIDIVAIIPYFITLGTELAEKPEDGQQGQQAMSLAILRVIRLVRVFRIFKLSRHSKGLQILGQTLKASMRELGLLIFFLFIGVILFSSAVYFAEADESESQFPSIPDAFWWAVVSMTTVGYGDMVPTTIGGKIVGSLCAIAGVLTIALPVPVIVSNFNYFYHRETEGEEQAQYLQVTSCPKIPSSPDLKKSRSASTISKSDYMEIQEGVNNSNEDFREENLKTANCTLANTNYVNITKMLTDV; encoded by the coding sequence ATGACAGTTGCTACTGGAGATCCTGCAGATgaagctgcagctcttcccGGTCACCCGCAGGACACGTACAACCCTGAGACCGACCATGAGTGCTGTGAGAGGGTGGTCATTAACATCTCGGGGCTGCGCTTCGAGACGCAGCTCAAGACACTTGCCCAGTTTCCAGAGACCTTACTAGGGGATCCTAAAAAGAGGATGAGATATTTCGACCCTCTCCGGAACGAGTATTTCTTTGACCGGAACAGACCCAGCTTCGATGCGATTTTGTACTACTACCAGTCCGGGGGAAGGTTGCGGCGGCCGGTCAACGTGCCCTTAGACATCTTCTCCGAAGAGATCCGCTTCTACGAACTGGGGGAAGAAGCCATGGAGATGTTTCGGGAGGATGAAGGCTACAtcaaggaagaggagaggccgCTGCCTGAGAATGAGTTTCAGAGACAAGTGTGGTTGCTCTTTGAGTACCCTGAGAGCTCAGGCCCTGCCAGGATTATAGCTATTGTCTCCGTCATGGTGATTTTAATCTCCATCGTCAGCTTTTGCCTGGAAACGTTGCCCATTTTTCGGGATGAGAACGAAGACATGCACGGCAGCGGGCTGAGCCATCCCCCCTACTCCAACAGCAGCATGGGGTACCAGCAGTCCACTTCTTTCACAGACCCCTTCTTCATCGTGGAGACACTTTGCATCATCTGGTTCTCCTTCGAGTTCTTGGTGAGGTTTTTCGCCTGCCCCAGCAAGGCTGGTTTTTTTACCAACATCATGAACATTATAGACATCGTAGCCATCATTCCCTATTTCATCACCTTAGGGACGGAGCTGGCCGAGAAGCCGGAGGATGGTCAGCAGGGCCAGCAAGCCATGTCCTTGGCCATCCTTCGAGTCATCCGCTTGGTGCGGGTCTTCAGGATCTTCAAGCTCTCCCGGCACTCCAAGGGGCTGCAGATCCTGGGACAGACTCTCAAGGCCAGCATGCGGGAGCTGGGCCTCttgatatttttcctcttcatcgGCGTCATCCTCTTCTCCAGCGCCGTCTACTTTGCCGAGGCCGACGAGAGCGAGTCCCAGTTCCCGAGCATCCCCGATGCCTTCTGGTGGGCTGTGGTTTCCATGACGACTGTTGGCTACGGAGACATGGTCCCCACGACCATCGGGGGGAAAATAGTGGGTTCCTTGTGTGCCATCGCTGGCGTATTAACGATTGCCTTACCCGTGCCCGTCATAGTGTCTAACTTCAATTACTTCTACCACCGGGAGACcgagggagaggagcaggctCAATATTTGCAAGTAACCAGCTGCCCAAAGATCCCCTCTTCCCCTGAcctaaagaaaagcagaagtgcCTCTACTATTAGTAAGTCTGATTATATGGAGATTCAGGAAGGTGTAAACAATAGCAATGAGGATTTTAGGGAGGAGAACTTGAAGACAGCCAATTGCACCCTAGCTAACACAAACTATGTGAATATCACCAAAATGCTAACCGATGTCTAG